A genomic segment from Bradyrhizobium sp. CB1015 encodes:
- a CDS encoding ABC transporter permease, which produces MRKILRLSRFNIASLTLGLAFLYLPILILIIYSFNASRLVTVWGGWSLRWYHEFFNDRAMIEAAWMSLRVAVASATIATLLGTLAAVALSRGERFRGRTLFSGMLYAPLVMPEVITGLSLLLLFVALNAERGFWTVTIAHTTLTMCFVAVVVQSRLGSLDRSLEEAAMDLGCDPVGAFVAVTLPLIAPAIVAGWMLAFTLSLDDLVIASFTTGPGSATLPIRIYSEVRLGVKPEINAICTLVIALIAVVIVIASLASKLSSSQGESAAPL; this is translated from the coding sequence ATGCGCAAGATCCTTCGTCTCTCCCGCTTCAACATCGCCTCGCTCACGCTGGGGTTGGCGTTCCTTTACCTGCCAATACTCATCCTCATCATCTATTCATTCAACGCCTCGCGCCTGGTGACGGTATGGGGCGGCTGGTCGCTGCGCTGGTATCATGAGTTCTTCAATGATCGCGCCATGATCGAGGCGGCCTGGATGAGCCTGCGGGTTGCGGTCGCCTCCGCGACGATCGCGACGCTGCTCGGCACGCTGGCGGCGGTGGCGCTGTCGCGCGGCGAGAGGTTCCGCGGCCGCACCCTGTTCTCCGGCATGCTCTACGCCCCGCTGGTGATGCCGGAGGTGATCACCGGATTGTCGCTGCTCTTGCTGTTCGTGGCGCTGAACGCCGAGCGCGGTTTCTGGACGGTGACGATCGCTCATACCACGCTGACCATGTGCTTCGTCGCGGTGGTCGTGCAGTCGCGCCTCGGCTCGCTCGATCGCTCGCTGGAGGAGGCGGCGATGGATCTCGGCTGCGATCCCGTCGGTGCGTTCGTTGCCGTGACACTGCCGCTGATCGCGCCGGCGATCGTCGCCGGCTGGATGCTGGCGTTCACGCTGTCGCTCGACGATCTCGTGATCGCGAGCTTCACCACCGGCCCGGGCTCGGCGACCCTGCCGATCCGCATCTATTCGGAGGTGCGGCTCGGCGTGAAGCCCGAGATCAACGCGATCTGCACGCTGGTGATCGCCCTGATCGCGGTCGTCATCGTCATTGCCTCGCTCGCTTCGAAGCTGTCGAGCTCGCAGGGCGAGAGCGCGGCGCCGCTGTAG
- a CDS encoding ABC transporter permease, with amino-acid sequence MSSRRIFARPARFAAIAPYVWMVLFFLVPFAFVLKIALSQTAIAQPPYEPVFDLTAGWDALKAAFAVLSVDNFKLLGSDDIYVFAYVRSLTVAITATALLLLIGYPIAYGMARLPKRWQAVAMVLVIVPFWTSFLIRIYAWINILQHDGLLNQILLALHLASQPVVWLSTDTAMYIGIVYSYLPFMILPLYATLAKMEPALEEAASDLGAPPWQVFWLVTFPLSLPGVGAGVLLCFIPIVGEFVIPDLLAGSNSLMIGQTLWLEFFTNKDWPVASAAAMVLLVVLLVPLLLYERLQKRQLEQGR; translated from the coding sequence ATGAGCTCGCGCCGCATCTTCGCAAGGCCCGCGCGCTTCGCCGCGATCGCGCCCTATGTCTGGATGGTGCTGTTCTTCCTGGTGCCGTTCGCCTTCGTGCTCAAGATCGCCCTGTCGCAGACCGCGATCGCGCAGCCGCCTTACGAGCCGGTGTTCGACCTGACGGCGGGATGGGACGCGCTCAAGGCGGCGTTCGCAGTGCTTTCTGTCGACAATTTCAAGCTGCTCGGCTCCGACGACATCTATGTTTTCGCCTATGTGCGCAGCCTCACCGTCGCCATCACGGCCACTGCGCTGCTGCTCCTGATCGGCTATCCCATCGCCTACGGCATGGCGCGGCTGCCGAAACGCTGGCAGGCAGTGGCGATGGTGCTGGTGATCGTGCCGTTCTGGACCTCGTTCCTGATCCGCATCTACGCCTGGATCAACATCCTTCAGCACGACGGCCTGCTGAACCAGATCCTGCTCGCGCTGCATCTGGCCAGCCAACCCGTGGTGTGGCTCTCCACCGACACCGCGATGTATATCGGCATCGTCTATTCCTATCTGCCGTTCATGATCCTGCCGCTCTATGCGACGCTCGCCAAGATGGAGCCGGCGCTGGAGGAGGCGGCCTCCGATCTCGGCGCGCCGCCCTGGCAGGTGTTCTGGCTCGTCACCTTCCCGCTGTCGCTGCCCGGCGTCGGCGCCGGCGTGCTCTTGTGCTTCATCCCGATCGTCGGCGAATTCGTGATTCCTGATCTTCTGGCCGGCTCCAATTCGCTGATGATCGGCCAGACCCTGTGGCTCGAATTCTTCACCAACAAGGACTGGCCGGTTGCCTCAGCTGCCGCGATGGTGCTGCTGGTCGTGCTGCTGGTGCCGCTCTTGCTGTACGAGCGGCTGCAGAAGCGGCAGCTGGAACAGGGACGTTGA
- a CDS encoding ABC transporter ATP-binding protein, which yields MAEELPGMRVAAEAAGEDACPAAGQPLLRIEGVAKTFGTFRAVDGVSLDIKAGEFFALLGPSGCGKTTLLRMLAGFEAPDEGRILLGGKDIAQALPHERPINMMFQSYALFPHLSVRDNIAFGLKRAGMARADIATRVAEMVALVKLEGLEKRKPDQLSGGQRQRVALARALARRPQLLLLDEPLAALDKKLRENTQAELMELQRRLGMTFIIVTHDQEEAMTMASRIGVMKSGKLAQVASPRELYEAPRSRWIAEFVGDINLFDGETKLRDGHRLVIGTRDAGALVVAEPREAVGTGRLAVAIRPEKVKLSRRGPVSGAGRETAINILDGVIADICYLGGTTTYKVKLDTGGTLQASVANSARLDVDAYSLNQNVVAWFTPDDCVVLQS from the coding sequence ATGGCGGAAGAATTGCCCGGGATGAGGGTTGCGGCTGAAGCGGCTGGCGAAGATGCATGTCCGGCAGCCGGCCAGCCGCTGCTGCGCATCGAGGGCGTCGCCAAGACCTTTGGCACGTTTCGCGCCGTCGACGGCGTGTCGCTCGATATCAAGGCCGGCGAGTTCTTCGCGCTGCTGGGGCCGAGCGGCTGCGGCAAGACCACGCTCTTGCGCATGCTCGCGGGCTTCGAGGCGCCGGACGAGGGACGCATCCTGCTCGGTGGCAAGGACATCGCGCAGGCGCTGCCGCATGAGCGCCCGATCAACATGATGTTCCAGAGCTATGCGCTGTTCCCGCATCTGTCGGTGCGCGACAACATCGCTTTCGGACTGAAGCGCGCCGGCATGGCGCGTGCCGACATCGCCACGCGCGTGGCGGAGATGGTCGCGCTGGTCAAGCTCGAAGGATTGGAAAAACGCAAGCCGGACCAGCTGTCCGGCGGTCAGCGCCAGCGCGTGGCGCTGGCCCGCGCCCTGGCGCGCCGGCCCCAGCTCCTGCTGCTCGACGAGCCGCTCGCAGCGCTCGACAAGAAGCTGCGCGAAAACACGCAAGCCGAGCTGATGGAGCTGCAGCGGCGGCTCGGCATGACCTTCATCATCGTCACCCACGACCAGGAGGAGGCGATGACGATGGCGAGCCGCATCGGCGTGATGAAATCAGGCAAGCTTGCCCAGGTCGCGAGCCCCCGCGAGCTTTACGAAGCGCCGCGCTCGCGCTGGATCGCCGAGTTCGTCGGCGACATCAATCTGTTCGACGGTGAGACCAAGTTGCGCGATGGCCATCGTCTGGTCATCGGCACCCGCGATGCGGGCGCGCTGGTGGTGGCCGAGCCGCGCGAAGCCGTCGGCACCGGAAGACTGGCGGTCGCGATCCGCCCCGAGAAGGTCAAGCTGTCGCGCCGCGGCCCGGTCAGCGGGGCCGGTCGCGAGACGGCGATCAACATTCTCGACGGCGTGATCGCCGACATCTGCTATCTCGGCGGCACCACCACCTACAAGGTGAAGCTCGACACAGGCGGGACGTTACAGGCGTCGGTCGCCAACAGTGCGCGGCTCGACGTCGATGCCTACAGCCTGAACCAGAACGTCGTCGCCTGGTTCACGCCGGACGATTGCGTGGTGCTGCAATCATGA